In Cervus elaphus chromosome 16, mCerEla1.1, whole genome shotgun sequence, a single window of DNA contains:
- the LOC122672953 gene encoding liprin-alpha-1-like translates to MTADKQQARSPAGMTSEVEVLRALKFLFEHHKALDEKLRQQARVPATVAQAFERDEGVSDSEGDGVTLLSSAAQLPPSGQADARTLPAILQEKLDATNQEIRWIQEEENTEQRAKETESRVGKASSGSLRRFKSVSSLDLYFASSLASSCPPSSVPATPRMRRRRPARNIDRLGTMPLMPALREEVQNDKNTIKCETSSPTSPESLRLEQLHTGALCAASPEDVRDARNSTDPQDGPGGNPSINSSQDSMDKAPKKKGIRCSIGRLFGKKERGRPGHPGKEALGPGRIFTTRATWKAPMNPDN, encoded by the exons ATGACGGCGGACAAGCAGCAGGCGCGGTCCCCAGCCGGCATGACCAGCGAGGTGGAGGTGCTCAGGGCGCTGAAGTTTCTATTTGAGCACCACAAGGCCCTGGACGAGAAG TTGAGACAGCAGGCCCGCGTGCCGGCCACCGTGGCCCAGGCCTTCGAAAGAGACGAAGGCGTGTCTGACAgcgagggcgacggggtcaccctcctcagctcggctGCTCAGCTGCCGCCCAGTGGGCAGGCTGATGCCAGGACTCTTCCTGCGATTCTTCAGGAGAAGCTGGACGCCACCAACCAAGAGATCCG gtggATCCAAGAAGAGGAGAACACCGAGCAGCGGGCCAAGGAGACTGAGAGCAGGGTGGGCAAGGCGAGCTCAGGCAGCCTTCGTCGTTTTAAATCAGTGAGCTCCCTCGACCTGTATTTCGCCTCCTCGCTTGCcagctcctgcccgcccagcagtgTGCCCGCCACGCCCCGAATGAGGCGTCGAAGGCCAGCGCGGAACATAGACCGGCTGGGCACCATGCCTCTG ATGCCAGCTCTACGGGAAGAGGTGCAAAATGACAAGAACACCATCAAGTGTGAAACCTCGAGCCCTACCTCGCCTGAGTCCCTTCGGCTGGAGCAGCTGCACACGGGGGCGCTGTGCGCGGCCAGCCCCGAGGACGTCAGGGACGCCCGCAA CTCGACGGACCCTCAGGACGGCCCCGGGGGCAACCCCAGCATCAACAGCAGCCAGGACTCCATGGACAAAGCCCCAAAGAAGAAGGGCATCAGGTGCTCCATCGGCCGCTTGTTTGGCAAGAAGGAAAGGGGCCGGCCTGGACACCCCGGCAAGGAGGCCTTAGGACCAG